The genomic DNA ACAGGCAAAGAACTTCTGGCCCGCGCCATTCACCGCCTGAGCCCGCGGGCGGCGGGCCCGCTGGTGGCGTTTTCCTGCGCCAACCTTCCGGAAACTCTGGTGGAAGACGAGCTGTTCGGCCACGAAAAGGGCGCATTTACGGGAGCAATTGCAACGCGCCGCGGAAGATTTGAAGCGGCCCACGGCGGAACGCTGCTCCTGGACGAGATTGGCGATTTACCGCTGGGGCTGCAATCCAAGATGCTGAGGGTCCTCCAGGAACGGTCGTTCGAACGGCTGGGCAGCAATACGCCTATCGAGTGCAACGTGCGCGTCCTGTGCGCCTCTCACCGGGACCTGGCAGCCATGGTTGAGCAAGGGCAATTCAGGAAAGACCTCTTTTACAGGCTCAACGTGGTGCAAATCGAGATCCCGGCGCTGCGCGACCGCCGTGATGAGATTCCTATCCTCGCCCAGCATTTCCTGCAACGGTTTGCCCAGCAATTCGGAAAGAACGTCACGCGGTTCTCGCCGCTGGCCATTCACGCTCTGGAAGAATACCAATGGCCCGGTAACGTGCGCGAACTCGAGAACGCCGTTCAGCATGCCGTGGTCATGGCAGAAGGGCCGACGGTTGAAACCTGGCACCTGCCCAACAGCCTTCGCGGTGACTTCGAGCAGACGGTTGCAGGACGGTCTTACGAGGATGAGGTCCGCGAATTTAAGCGGCGGCTGATTATGAGGACCCTCCGAGAGTGTGGAGGCCGCAAGGTGGACGCCGCCCGCGCACTGGGCGTGGCGCGCGGATACCTTCACCGCCTCATCAACCAGTTGCAGATTCAGGTTGATGACGAGGACGTGGGAATTGCTGAGGTTGAAGAGGCAGAAGAGCCGGCCTCGCAGGAACACATTATGTAGTCCGGCCGACCCCGGGTATCAGGAATGTCCGCAGGCACTGAATTGGCCAGAATACCGCCGCAGGAGCGAGACATTCATACCCCGCAAAGCAGTTTTTTCCCCGATCTTTTACGCCGCGCTCAGAACCCGGATGGCGGGTGGGGCTATCGGCAAGGACTTCAAAGCACTACTGAGCCGACAGCGTGGTCCATTCTTGCCCTGCTGGCGCATGAAGGTCCACCCGACAAGGTGATCTCCTCTGCCTGCGACTGGCTGCGTCGCACGCAGACCGACGAGGGGGCCTGGCCTACGAGTTCCGGAAAGGATCCCGGATGCTGGGTAACCGCGTTGGCATGCCTGGCGATGGCAATTGCGGCAGAAGGTCCGGAGGGCGCCGTCTCCCGTGGAACAAAATGGCTGTGCAGCACCTGGCCCGCAGAGGGCAACCTTTTGTGGCGCCTGCGCCAGCTCCGGCAGGAGAAGTCTGAAATATTCGTCCACCAGGACCATTCACTTCGAGGGTGGGGCTGGACCCCGAATACAGCAAGCTGGGTGGAGCCCACAGCCTACGTGATGATCATGCTCCAGAATCTCCCTCCGCAACTTCGCCCGCCAGAAGCATCCCGGCGCCTGCAACTGGCTGAGCGGATGCTCTATGACCGCGCCTGCCGCGGCGGCGGATGGAACGCGGGCAATCCACTCGTTTACGGTGTTCCCGGAGTTCCGCGAATCGGGCCAACAGCCTGGGCGCTGCTGGCATTGCGGCAGCATCCGGAGCATTCTGCCGTGCTCGAGGGACTCGGCTGGCTGGAAGAGCACTACCAAAATCCGCGAAGCCCGGCCTCGCTTGCCCTGACTCAATTGTGCCTGAAGGTATTCAGCCGCCCGACCAGGCCGATCGAGGACGCTCTTTGTGACTTCTACGGTGGCAGCGAGTTCCTGCGGAGCACCCCGGTGGTTGCCTGGGCATCGCTGGCCCTGGGCGAGCTTCCCCGCTGGCTTGGACCTTCATCCCCGGAAAAAGGCGTGATATGAGCTATTCCAACACGCGCCTGGTCCCGCCCTTCCACCGCTCGCCTTCCTCCGTTGCGATCAGGGCCGTTGCAAGCTATGAGGCTGGCGTGGAGGCGGTGCTGTGGGAAACTCTTCAGGAGCTCGGCCCTCCGGTGCGAGACAAGTCCGTCCTGCTCAAGCCGAACTTCGTCGAACCCGACGTTGAAGGCACCATCAACACACATCCCGTGGTGATCAGGGCCGCACGGGAAGCGTTTCTGCGGCTGGGTGCCAAGACTGTCATTGTTGCTGAGGGGCCTGGGCACGAACGCGATACAGAAGCAATCCTGGAAGTGCTGCGCTTAAGCGATTACGTGGGACCATTGGACCGGTCTTTCGTTGACTTGAACACCGACGAAGTCTCGCAAGTGTCGCCGCGGACCCATGCATCGAAACTGAAA from Terriglobia bacterium includes the following:
- a CDS encoding sigma-54 dependent transcriptional regulator — translated: MCEQAIRVLFFSSDGPFAEVVTRALGPGYEVRTSEYDDFEVNPAWREWCDVVLLDLHDSGEDEDAEETLRLMDEIKKLNSSTPMIAIVDDADDSLARTVLENGAYDTLSSPPNMPDLRLLLRRACRFQRITRELADLRSRDLSGGRFGDMLGTSESMHQVFETSRKVAPCDVSVLIAGETGTGKELLARAIHRLSPRAAGPLVAFSCANLPETLVEDELFGHEKGAFTGAIATRRGRFEAAHGGTLLLDEIGDLPLGLQSKMLRVLQERSFERLGSNTPIECNVRVLCASHRDLAAMVEQGQFRKDLFYRLNVVQIEIPALRDRRDEIPILAQHFLQRFAQQFGKNVTRFSPLAIHALEEYQWPGNVRELENAVQHAVVMAEGPTVETWHLPNSLRGDFEQTVAGRSYEDEVREFKRRLIMRTLRECGGRKVDAARALGVARGYLHRLINQLQIQVDDEDVGIAEVEEAEEPASQEHIM
- a CDS encoding prenyltransferase/squalene oxidase repeat-containing protein, whose translation is MARIPPQERDIHTPQSSFFPDLLRRAQNPDGGWGYRQGLQSTTEPTAWSILALLAHEGPPDKVISSACDWLRRTQTDEGAWPTSSGKDPGCWVTALACLAMAIAAEGPEGAVSRGTKWLCSTWPAEGNLLWRLRQLRQEKSEIFVHQDHSLRGWGWTPNTASWVEPTAYVMIMLQNLPPQLRPPEASRRLQLAERMLYDRACRGGGWNAGNPLVYGVPGVPRIGPTAWALLALRQHPEHSAVLEGLGWLEEHYQNPRSPASLALTQLCLKVFSRPTRPIEDALCDFYGGSEFLRSTPVVAWASLALGELPRWLGPSSPEKGVI